The following nucleotide sequence is from Corylus avellana chloroplast, complete genome.
CCCCCCTTCCAGGTCCATCACAAGGGAAACGAAAACCTAGATTTGCCTTATCCGGTATCAAACGAGAGCTACGAGCAAATAGAACACCTTTCAGGAGTATCAATACCGTCACATGAATCGTAAATGCATGAATGTGATGTACCAAAAAATCTGCGGTTCCTAATGGAATAGGTAACAAAGCAACTTTTCCGCCCACTGCCACTAAATCAGCACCCCCCCAAGTCAAACTGGTGCTTGTTGTTGCACCAGGGGCTGTTGCACCGGGTGCTAAAGAATGAGTGTTTTGTATCCATTGAGCAAAGACGGGTTGTAATTGTATAGCGGTATCTGAAAACATATCTTGGGGACGCCCTAAAGCGCTCATGGTATCATTATGAATATACAAACCAAAACTGTGAAAGCCTAAAAATATACATACCCAGTTGAGGTGTGATATGATTGCATCGCGATGCCTAAGTACACGATCTAAGAGGTTATTGTATCCAGTAGTTGGATTATAGTCTCTTACCATAAAAATGGCTGCATGCGCAGCAGCACCAACTATGAGAAATCCACCAATCCACATATGATGTGTGAACAATGACAGTTGGGTACCATAGTCAGTCGCTAGATATGGATAAGGGGGCATCGAATACATATGGTGAGCTACAACAATGGTTAAAGAACCTAACATGGCTAGGTTAATAGATAATTGAGCATGCCATGACGTTGTTAGGATCTCATATAGGCCTTTATGGCCCTGGCCTGTAAATGGACCTTTATGAGCCTCTAAAATATCTTTTATACCATGACCAATGCCCCAGTTGGTCCTATACATGTGACCTGCTATCAGGAAAAGAATTGCAATAGCTAAATGATGGTGTGCAATATCGGTTAGCCATAGACCCCCAGTTACTGGATCTAATCCTCCACGAAAAGTAAGAAATTCCGCATATTTTGACCAATTCAAGGTGAAAAATGGGGTTGCTCCCTCAGCAAAACTGGGATAAAGTTGAGCCAAAAGATCCCGATTCAAGATAAATTCATGAGGAAGTGGGATCTCTTTAGGATCTACTCCAGCATTTAGAAATTGGTTAATAGGTAAAGATACATGTACTTGATGCCCCGCCCAAGAAAGAGACCCAAGCCCTAGTAGCCCTGCTAAATGGTGATTCAACATAGATTCTACATCTTGGAACCAAGCCAATTTTGGAGCAGCTTTGTGGTAATGAAACCAACCAGCAAAAAGCATTAAAGCTGCAAAGACCAATGCACCAATTGCGGTACAATAGAGTTGTAATTCACTAGTTATTCCGGATGCTCGCCAAATCTGAAAAAAACCAGAGGTTATTTGTATTCCTCGGAAACCTCCGCCTACATCACCATTCAATATTTCTTGGCCCACTATTGGCCAAACCACCTGGGCACTAGGTCCAATGTGCGTAGGATCGCTCAACCATGCTTCATAATTGGAAAAACGAGCACCGTGGAAATACATGCCGCTCAGCCAAAGAAAGATGATGGAGAGTTGGCCGAAATGGGCACTAAATACTTTTCGAGAGATCTCCTCCAAATCATTAGTATGGCTATCGAAATCGTGAGCATCAGCATGTAGGTTCCAGATCCAAGTGGTAGTATCAGGCCCTTTAGCTATTGTTCTTGAGAAATGACCGGGTCTGGCCCATTGCTCGAAAGAAGTTTTTATGGGATCCCTATCTACCAAAATTTTGACTTCTGGTTCCGGCGAACGAATAATCATTGAGTCCTCCTCTTTCCGGACAACACGTACAAAGAGACTCGCCAACAGTTAAGTAATTAGTGAACCTATGAGAGATGTTTATACTTAGTTCTTTCTCTACTATCTCCCATCTATCTATTTTCTTTAGTTATTCACTAGAACAATTATGATCTGGAAGTTGATCCGGGGCAAGTGTTCGGATCTATTATGACATAGCCACGAGGCGCTCAACGGACACTTTTTAATCTTATAAAACCTTTTCAGGTATTTGAATTGACGCAAAAACAATTTTTTTGTGCAACTCAGTATATTCATATCTCAATTATAAGTTCCTAAATAGAACTACTTTATGTCTTACATAGAACATTTTACTTATTACTTTACTCTATTCCGAATCGCGCAAGCAGTCATTAGTCATTACTAAACTAAGAGACATTCCAGTATTGATATTTAGTCATTCGAAAGCCTCTTTTATTAGTTTTAATAGGAATAAAAAAAAATGGATTCTCTACTCTATCTGTGTATCGGTTATTCCTACGAAATACCGGACGAAATAGAAAAAAACGATCTTAGAAGGGATATAATGAAATTCTTTGATTGGTTCTTTCCAGAGAACCGTTTTATTTGACTGATGGGGACAACAAACAAAACTATTTTACAAAACAATTTTATTATAACAAATAGAATTTCTTATTTTATTATAAATATAAAGATTATTATAAAGAGTAAATAGAAAAATATAAAAATTCTAAATAATACTAAATAAAATAAGAAATAAACAGAGCGCTCTTATTCGAAACGCCTTGTGATCTTCAACCAATTCTGTGCTTCAATATAATTACCTGGAGTAAGCGCTATAGCTTGTTTCCAATACTCAGCGGCTTGATCGAACCAAGCCTCTGCAATTTCAGAATCTCCCTGTCGAATGGCCTGTTCTCCCCGGTCGGAATAGGCAGTTAAATTCCTTCCCTTAGAACCGTACTTGAGAGTTTCCTACTCATACGGCTCAGCAGTCAATTCTTTTGGTGTCCCATTTTTTAATCTACCATAATATATAATTATATAATTGAATGAGATTTCTCATAGATCTATCTCATTTTTTTTCTCGAGTTAACCAAAAGAGATTAATTGCATGAGTTTCAAACTTTAATTTTGATTAATAATTTAATCAGTTTTAGTTTTATCTTTTTTCCCACCTTCAGAAGAATAAAGCATAGGCATTTTCACTATCATTAGAATTTTCTAAAAGGTAACTATCTCGGTTTCATATATAAATTTCTATAGAATCTTTGAAAAAGACTTTCTTTCATAAGAAAGAAAAGACTTACTATCTTTGGGATCTGATTCTACACCGCTGCTCAATACCTTAGGGGATCGACTCTATTACATAAGTTGATTCCTAACTTTTATCTCATATCGTGACATAAGTAAGCAGTTCTTATTGTATCGGCCCAAAACCTCACTAATTGATCTTTACGGTGCTTATTCTTTCTATCAATTAGATCCTTTCTTTATCCATAGACTAAAGGATCTAGGCATACCTATTTCTTCATATTTGGACTTCTATGAAGTTTCTTTCTTTTTCTTTGCTACAGCTGATAAAAATCGTTGTTTTGGACACGATAGATATGATATGTAGAAAGCCTATTTTCTAGTATTTATTAGCGGATTTGCTCTTTCTTTCCTTTTTTTCTTTCTATAGTGGAGATAGTCGCACGTAATGACAGATCACGGCCATATTATTTAAAGCTTGTGGTAAGAACGGGTTTCGTTCTAGTGCCCTAAAATAATATTCCAAAGCTTTCGTATGTTCTCCGTTCCTTGTGTGGATAAGACCTATGTTATAGAGTATATAACTTCTATCATAGGGATCAATTTCTAGTCGCATAGCTTCATAATAATTCTGTAAAGCTTCCGCATAATTTCCTTCGGATTGAGCCGACATCCGTTGCGGTCGTCTTCGATTCAAAGAATCTCCGTTCCAGAACCGTACGTGAGATTTTCATCTCATACGGCTCCTCCCTTTTTATGTGCATAATGAGAATAATACATGGAATCATCAAAAAAGATTGAAATAATTTCATTATGAACCGAACGGGGCTAGTGTTTTTACAAGAAATCTCTAACCAACCTTCCTGTAAAAGATCTTTTCTTAACATCAAGTATCTTGGTACTAAATAAAAATGATAACTCTAACAATTTCTTTGTTCTTAACACCCCTTAATTTCCGGGAATTAGTCACTTCAACAGTCTTCGATGGTTATACGGGTATCCAAAATACGAACGAGATGGATATTTGTTGTACCAACCATTCTTGTTAATCCCGATTCCGATAAAGAAAAGGTATAATTTATAACAAAGTTTTCGTATTGTTGATTCCTAGGCGTAGTGCTTCTTTCCCTATGCTGCCTATTGGTACTAGTGAAGTAGGGTTGACCTAACCCATAGGTGTAACCTTTCGCTCAATACTAGAATCTAAAATTGAAGCATCTGAGGCTGCATTAATCGGGGATACACGACAGAAGGAATTGTTTTATTTACAAACTTCACCTTCACAATAAGCGTAGATTTATTTCAATAATCTTTTTATTTCTCTCCCAAATAATGTATCTTTCTCCGAAGACTGAAATCGGTAAAGAAAAAAACATCAAATCGCACCATCTCTGTAATAGGTGAATGCCTCTTTTTCTCCTGAAGTTGTCGGAATTATTCGTAATAAGATATTGGCTACAATTGAAAAGGTCTTATCAATAAAATTTCCATTTATCCGAGATCTGGGCATAGGTAGCAATCCATTCTATAATTTCTTTTACTTACCTCTTGTGGGAAAATGATCCCACAAACAAAGAAATTGTACAGTACGAAATAACATAAAAATAAAAAAAAAATAGATCAATTGATTCGTTCTAATTCATTGATTTAATTTGGTATAAATATTGTAAGTAAAAAGAATAACTATTGGAAAAAGATGGGAGCGCCGTCTTCGCAAGAATGAAATGAATAGATATATATCTTTTTTTAACAGTTTTTCACAAAAAAAAATTATTTTTATCCCCCCCTTGAAGGAAGGGTTTTTCTTTGATGAAAAGTTTTCTATATTTTTTTATAGTTAGAATTGACTGTACGTACCTATCAAAAAATCTAATATGAATGACTCACTATTCACTCGGTTTCTGGGCCATAATCATTATGTAGGAGAGATGGCCGAGTGGTTCAAGGCGTAGCATTGGAACTGCTATGTAGGCTTTTGTTTACCGAGGGTTCGAATCCCTCTCTTTCCGTACCTTTCACCTAATTCACCAATCTTATTAACAGCAATGTATCAAAGCAAATAACAATGGATACCATTATTCCAACGGTTAAGTTAGACCTTTCTTTTATTTTGATATAGATTCTTTATTCCTATGTTCCGCAGTACAGAAAATAAAATACTGGAAAGAGTAGACAACAGGGAATGAGAATCTCCCTACCGATCCGTGATCCATGAATGGGAGAAAAATCCCCGTATCAAACTCCTTACTTTGGTGGGTCTTTTTGCTTAGGCGAAAAGGGAAAAATTGTCCGAACCCTTGTTTTATTGTTTTATTTTAATTAGGTTTAAGTCTGACGAGAATAATATTCTACAACCAGCAATTCATTTATTTTCAAACCGACCCATTGACTATCTATTATTTGATTGACTAATCCTTTATATTGGAATGGTTGAAGGGTCAAATGTTTTGGCAATTCCTCGCGGGGGGATGAATCAAGATAATTTTGAATCAGAGCTCTAGATTTTTGTTCATCCCTCGCTGTAATAATATCGTGGGGTTTGCAGCGATAACTTGGTATATCTACTATACGACCATTAACTAAAATATGTCTATGGTTAACTAATTGGCGGGCTTGGGGAATAGTTGAAGCCATACCCAATCGAAAAAGGATGTTATCCAAACGCATTTCAAGTAATTGTAGTAAAACCTGACCTGTTGACCCTTTGGCTTTTCCGGCAATACGAACGTATTTAAGTAATTGTCGTTCTGTAAGACCATAATGAAAACGCAATTTTTGTTTTTCTTCTAAACGAATACGATATTGAGATTTTTTACTGGAACGTGATTGGTTTCTAAGATCGCTTCCGGCTTTAGGCCTTTTACTAG
It contains:
- the ycf3 gene encoding photosystem I assembly protein Ycf3; translation: MPRSRINGNFIDKTFSIVANILLRIIPTTSGEKEAFTYYRDGGMSAQSEGNYAEALQNYYEAMRLEIDPYDRSYILYNIGLIHTRNGEHTKALEYYFRALERNPFLPQALNNMAVICHYRGEQAIRQGDSEIAEAWFDQAAEYWKQAIALTPGNYIEAQNWLKITRRFE
- the rps4 gene encoding ribosomal protein S4, translated to MSRYRGPRFKKIRRLGALPGLTSKRPKAGSDLRNQSRSSKKSQYRIRLEEKQKLRFHYGLTERQLLKYVRIAGKAKGSTGQVLLQLLEMRLDNILFRLGMASTIPQARQLVNHRHILVNGRIVDIPSYRCKPHDIITARDEQKSRALIQNYLDSSPREELPKHLTLQPFQYKGLVNQIIDSQWVGLKINELLVVEYYSRQT
- the psaA gene encoding photosystem I P700 chlorophyll a apoprotein A1, with amino-acid sequence MIIRSPEPEVKILVDRDPIKTSFEQWARPGHFSRTIAKGPDTTTWIWNLHADAHDFDSHTNDLEEISRKVFSAHFGQLSIIFLWLSGMYFHGARFSNYEAWLSDPTHIGPSAQVVWPIVGQEILNGDVGGGFRGIQITSGFFQIWRASGITSELQLYCTAIGALVFAALMLFAGWFHYHKAAPKLAWFQDVESMLNHHLAGLLGLGSLSWAGHQVHVSLPINQFLNAGVDPKEIPLPHEFILNRDLLAQLYPSFAEGATPFFTLNWSKYAEFLTFRGGLDPVTGGLWLTDIAHHHLAIAILFLIAGHMYRTNWGIGHGIKDILEAHKGPFTGQGHKGLYEILTTSWHAQLSINLAMLGSLTIVVAHHMYSMPPYPYLATDYGTQLSLFTHHMWIGGFLIVGAAAHAAIFMVRDYNPTTGYNNLLDRVLRHRDAIISHLNWVCIFLGFHSFGLYIHNDTMSALGRPQDMFSDTAIQLQPVFAQWIQNTHSLAPGATAPGATTSTSLTWGGADLVAVGGKVALLPIPLGTADFLVHHIHAFTIHVTVLILLKGVLFARSSRLIPDKANLGFRFPCDGPGRGGTCQVSAWDHVFLGLFWMYNAISVVIFHFSWKMQSDVWGSISDQGVVTHITGGNFAQSSITINGWLRDFLWAQASQVIQSYGSSLSAYGLFFLGAHFVWAFSLMFLFSGRGYWQELIESIVWAHNKLKVAPATQPRALSIVQGRAVGVTHYLLGGIATTWAFFLARIIAVG